From the Paenibacillus sp. FSL H8-0548 genome, one window contains:
- a CDS encoding sugar ABC transporter permease has translation MKRSTAVTANPAVKLKKPNSFLSRWNAPIAGYLFISPWLIGFLGLTAYPLLLSLYYSFTDYTLMEPISWVGTRNYEQILTADPKFLQSVKVTFMYVIASVPLKLAAALLVAILLNKAVKGISLYRTAIYFPSLIGGSIAVSLLWRNLFGVDGIFNKIIAVFGIEGKGWITNPDTALGTLVLLTVWQFGSSMVIFLAGLKQIPSDLYEASSVDGANRFIQFFKITLPMLSPILYFNLIMGVINAFQMFTSAFVITNGGPMNSTYVYALYLYERAFSRYQLGYSSSLAWIMLIMIVLATVIIAGTSKYWVFYETDTGGKKRK, from the coding sequence ATGAAACGTTCCACAGCCGTTACTGCAAATCCCGCTGTGAAGCTAAAGAAGCCCAATTCCTTTCTAAGCAGATGGAACGCACCTATTGCAGGTTACCTGTTTATTTCGCCGTGGCTGATTGGCTTCCTTGGCCTTACCGCTTATCCGCTGCTGTTATCGTTATACTATTCTTTTACGGATTATACGTTGATGGAGCCTATTAGCTGGGTCGGTACACGCAATTATGAGCAGATACTTACAGCAGATCCCAAATTTCTACAATCCGTGAAAGTAACCTTTATGTATGTCATTGCTTCTGTACCGCTGAAGCTGGCAGCTGCTTTGCTTGTGGCTATATTGCTCAACAAGGCTGTAAAAGGGATTTCTCTTTATCGTACGGCGATTTATTTTCCTTCATTAATAGGGGGAAGCATTGCGGTGTCATTGCTTTGGAGAAACCTGTTCGGAGTGGATGGCATTTTCAACAAAATTATTGCGGTATTCGGCATTGAAGGAAAGGGTTGGATCACGAATCCAGATACAGCGCTTGGTACGCTTGTATTGCTGACGGTATGGCAATTCGGATCATCCATGGTTATTTTCCTTGCTGGACTCAAGCAAATTCCGAGCGATCTGTACGAAGCATCGTCGGTGGATGGAGCCAATCGCTTTATTCAGTTTTTCAAAATTACGCTGCCGATGCTCTCGCCGATATTATATTTTAATCTCATCATGGGCGTCATCAATGCCTTTCAAATGTTCACCTCCGCTTTTGTTATTACGAATGGCGGACCGATGAATTCCACTTATGTGTATGCTCTTTATTTGTACGAGCGTGCATTCAGCAGATATCAACTAGGTTATTCTTCATCTTTGGCTTGGATTATGCTCATTATGATCGTGCTCGCGACAGTTATCATTGCTGGTACCTCGAAATATTGGGTATTCTATGAAACAGACACAGGAGGGAAAAAACGCAAATGA
- a CDS encoding carbohydrate ABC transporter permease, with product MTKQWKLAIRHIFLLGFSFLMVYPVLWWIGASLKQNHELSSPNIFPAVPQWSNFVKGWNSVPGHSFTDFYLNTFGLEIAVLIATLISSTLVAFGFGRLDFPLKNFWFALLMLTLMMPGQVLIIPQYALFHQLGWVNTYLPFIVPHLLASGAGGTFFVFLLIQFVRGIPKELDESAKIDGCSWFGIFWRVVMPLTKPAIVTVMIFCFLWNWDDFLGHLLYINSVDKYTVGLGLRMINDSQSAQEWGQLLAMSLLSIVPATLVFMFLQKYFVDGIATTGIKG from the coding sequence ATGACAAAACAGTGGAAGCTGGCGATAAGGCATATTTTCCTCCTCGGCTTTAGTTTTTTAATGGTTTATCCTGTTCTCTGGTGGATTGGCGCATCGTTAAAGCAAAATCATGAATTAAGCTCACCTAATATTTTTCCAGCTGTACCGCAGTGGAGCAACTTTGTGAAAGGCTGGAATTCGGTTCCGGGCCATTCCTTTACGGACTTTTATCTCAATACCTTTGGGCTCGAGATTGCCGTTCTGATCGCTACACTTATCTCGAGCACATTAGTCGCATTTGGCTTCGGAAGACTGGACTTTCCGCTTAAAAACTTTTGGTTTGCTCTGCTTATGCTGACATTGATGATGCCTGGGCAGGTGCTCATCATTCCACAGTATGCCTTGTTTCATCAGCTTGGCTGGGTAAATACGTATCTTCCGTTTATTGTCCCTCACCTGCTTGCAAGCGGGGCAGGCGGTACGTTTTTTGTTTTCCTGCTCATTCAGTTTGTAAGGGGGATTCCGAAGGAGCTCGATGAATCTGCAAAAATAGATGGCTGCTCCTGGTTCGGTATTTTTTGGAGAGTGGTTATGCCGCTTACGAAGCCAGCTATTGTTACCGTCATGATCTTTTGCTTCTTATGGAACTGGGATGATTTTCTAGGCCATCTGCTATATATCAATTCGGTAGACAAGTATACCGTTGGTCTAGGGCTGCGAATGATTAATGATTCACAATCTGCTCAGGAATGGGGACAATTGCTCGCGATGTCGCTGTTATCGATCGTTCCGGCCACGCTCGTCTTTATGTTCTTACAGAAGTATTTTGTCGACGGGATTGCAACAACTGGAATAAAAGGATAA
- a CDS encoding sensor histidine kinase, with the protein MINPFKRFRIDRLFFLSFSVLIVVLISFIAWMSYSISSKALVQTTSHYQQQLLDELNNEITTRLVTIEQISLSTSRDNELITFLINRQDAFDRYRRYVGVERALANLTYAIPLIQGIDLYMEAPFQGDAKSYIQFRDIKDLNKQNWSHYLAQNDFAWSSEHDIPSFQGDVPVLSLARKIMYEDTYLGVLVVHVKAEEIRKLLKGKSSESNRMMTNAEGEQFLKTGQSLSQNELSLWVDVKTEKSGYVHIRGDKKIDDSLLVYSKLDTSNWTLVEITSWNQITMSSFKLAEVIIIIGVAVMLLLLLLTHFLSKQFTKPIKKLVAAMGMYSVGGDNAELPADYENEFGYLFAGYRKQNERIEELYYSLQRRYEQQRKAEIEALQANINPHFLYNMLDQLNWMAIEAGQDELSRILELMGRMFRIGLSNGDSFITIKEELEHTICYLEIQQLRWGSGLDYTIEVSPEIEQRYIPKLTLQPFVENSIVHGFNTRTAGHISIQLVNKCNALQIIIDDDGSGLRKGKDVRQKRHTGGYGIRNVRERISGYFGELYGVTLSEREEGGTRIDIRLPLLAEPPVKEL; encoded by the coding sequence ATGATCAACCCTTTTAAAAGGTTTAGAATCGATCGCTTGTTTTTCTTGAGCTTTTCCGTGCTTATTGTCGTTTTGATCTCTTTTATCGCTTGGATGAGCTACAGCATCTCGTCGAAGGCACTCGTGCAGACGACGTCCCACTATCAGCAGCAGCTGCTGGATGAGCTGAATAATGAAATTACGACAAGGCTCGTCACGATTGAGCAAATTTCATTATCGACCTCACGGGACAATGAGCTGATTACTTTTTTAATAAACAGACAGGATGCCTTTGATCGTTATCGGAGATACGTGGGTGTGGAACGAGCGCTAGCTAATTTAACCTATGCTATTCCGCTTATCCAAGGGATTGATTTGTATATGGAGGCTCCTTTTCAAGGTGATGCCAAAAGCTATATCCAATTTCGGGATATCAAGGATCTGAACAAGCAGAACTGGTCTCATTATCTCGCTCAGAATGATTTTGCTTGGTCTAGCGAGCATGATATTCCCAGCTTTCAAGGAGACGTACCCGTACTTAGCTTGGCAAGAAAGATTATGTATGAAGATACGTATTTGGGCGTTCTTGTTGTTCATGTGAAGGCTGAGGAAATTCGGAAGCTGCTAAAGGGCAAATCGTCCGAATCAAATCGTATGATGACTAATGCCGAGGGAGAGCAATTTCTAAAGACGGGACAGTCCTTGAGTCAAAATGAGCTTTCCTTGTGGGTTGACGTTAAAACCGAGAAGTCGGGGTATGTGCATATACGCGGAGATAAGAAGATAGATGATTCCCTTCTTGTTTATTCGAAGCTGGATACTTCAAATTGGACACTGGTTGAAATCACCTCATGGAATCAGATTACGATGAGCAGCTTCAAGCTAGCCGAGGTTATTATCATTATTGGAGTTGCGGTTATGCTGCTCCTGCTGCTTCTCACGCACTTTTTAAGCAAACAATTCACTAAGCCGATTAAGAAGCTGGTAGCTGCGATGGGGATGTATTCAGTGGGCGGTGACAATGCAGAGCTTCCAGCCGATTATGAAAATGAGTTTGGGTATTTATTTGCCGGCTATCGCAAGCAAAATGAACGCATTGAGGAATTATATTATTCGCTTCAACGCCGATATGAACAGCAGCGCAAGGCTGAAATAGAAGCGCTGCAAGCCAATATCAACCCGCATTTTTTATATAATATGCTGGATCAGCTCAATTGGATGGCTATCGAAGCCGGGCAGGACGAGCTTAGCCGAATTTTGGAGCTAATGGGACGCATGTTCCGTATCGGCTTGTCGAACGGTGACAGCTTCATCACCATCAAAGAGGAGCTTGAGCATACTATATGTTATCTTGAAATTCAGCAGCTGCGCTGGGGAAGCGGGCTGGACTATACGATTGAGGTATCGCCGGAAATCGAGCAACGATACATTCCGAAGCTTACGCTTCAGCCATTTGTAGAAAATTCAATCGTTCATGGCTTTAATACTAGGACAGCAGGCCATATTAGCATTCAGTTAGTTAATAAATGCAATGCTTTGCAAATTATTATTGATGATGATGGCAGTGGTCTTAGGAAAGGGAAGGACGTTAGGCAAAAACGTCATACGGGAGGATATGGAATCCGGAACGTGAGAGAGCGAATCTCGGGTTATTTTGGGGAGCTCTATGGCGTGACCCTCTCTGAACGGGAAGAGGGTGGAACTAGAATCGATATTCGGTTGCCGCTGCTTGCGGAGCCGCCTGTAAAGGAATTATAG
- a CDS encoding response regulator transcription factor: MRKIAIVDDERQVLQGMKRVIPWDELDAVWIGEAMNGADGLDMIRATKPDIVITDIYMPAMNGLDMIEQLRKEGFNGKIIILSGYSDFEHARQALRYNVSDYVSKPISVPTLKSILCKVIREIDEDEEKKIKQDEIEQKLMIYEPFIEKEWVRSAAVGTLDSSYQDGEHLPYPYRYWSESSHVVIGLDLVHDARASGLSLSDWNLYRFAISNIVCEIARKIFPEIEYAELHSTRAVLIVHPESNDHEQVEQKLQDLGIKMIDSIKSYLKLGMRVGIGSLKESWTKIPESTEEGFRAIDLREHRLISTYDLYAYSKNMSNEQKSVVLFPVKFSFKLASAIKSAQEAEAQQLVAEYIGELETQKGITKNYVQMLGSELWGIITYCLYEAGLVLDDLFTNDQIAKELVELTEPEQLAKWLSAKISIICCSRQCKGSSKHRQVVDFITQYIHEHYADEVTLADLSDKVFISRNHLSIIFKNMTGETFNTYLTRVRIEKARELLLERNMLVYEVAEQVGYKNVPYFSTLFKKMTGMNPTELIK, from the coding sequence GTGCGGAAAATTGCGATTGTTGATGATGAACGCCAGGTGCTTCAAGGCATGAAACGCGTCATTCCATGGGATGAATTGGATGCAGTATGGATTGGTGAAGCGATGAATGGCGCCGATGGACTGGACATGATTCGTGCCACCAAACCAGATATCGTCATTACGGATATTTATATGCCAGCAATGAACGGCTTGGATATGATTGAGCAATTAAGAAAAGAAGGATTTAACGGTAAAATTATTATTTTGAGCGGGTATTCTGATTTTGAACATGCTAGACAGGCGTTAAGGTACAATGTAAGTGATTATGTTTCCAAGCCCATATCTGTGCCCACGTTAAAGTCTATTTTATGTAAGGTTATTCGGGAAATAGATGAGGATGAAGAGAAGAAAATAAAGCAGGATGAAATTGAGCAAAAGCTGATGATATACGAGCCCTTCATTGAGAAGGAATGGGTAAGATCAGCTGCTGTTGGTACATTGGATAGCTCTTATCAGGATGGCGAGCATTTGCCGTATCCGTATCGTTACTGGTCGGAGAGCAGCCATGTCGTTATCGGTCTTGATCTTGTTCATGATGCAAGGGCAAGCGGGCTTTCCTTGTCGGATTGGAACTTGTACCGTTTTGCGATTAGTAATATTGTATGTGAAATTGCCCGCAAAATTTTCCCGGAAATAGAATATGCAGAGCTTCACAGTACAAGAGCGGTGTTGATTGTTCATCCGGAATCGAATGATCATGAGCAGGTGGAGCAAAAGCTGCAGGATTTGGGCATAAAAATGATTGATAGCATCAAGAGCTATCTCAAGCTGGGGATGCGTGTTGGAATCGGCAGTCTGAAAGAAAGCTGGACGAAAATTCCGGAATCAACCGAGGAAGGGTTTCGAGCGATTGATTTGAGGGAGCATCGGCTGATTTCGACCTATGATTTGTATGCGTACAGCAAGAATATGAGCAATGAGCAAAAATCGGTTGTTTTATTTCCTGTTAAATTTTCATTTAAACTAGCTAGCGCCATCAAATCTGCACAGGAAGCTGAGGCGCAGCAGCTCGTTGCTGAGTATATCGGAGAACTAGAAACACAAAAGGGAATTACGAAGAATTATGTCCAGATGCTGGGGAGCGAGCTATGGGGAATTATCACGTATTGTCTTTATGAAGCGGGCTTGGTGCTTGACGATCTGTTTACGAATGATCAAATAGCCAAGGAGCTGGTTGAGCTTACGGAGCCGGAGCAATTAGCGAAGTGGCTGTCTGCGAAGATCTCGATTATTTGCTGCAGTCGTCAGTGTAAGGGAAGCAGCAAGCACAGGCAGGTGGTCGATTTTATAACTCAATACATTCATGAGCATTATGCAGATGAGGTGACGCTGGCGGATTTGTCCGATAAGGTGTTTATTTCTCGCAATCATTTGTCCATTATTTTCAAAAACATGACGGGTGAAACGTTCAATACGTATTTAACCCGGGTACGGATTGAGAAGGCGAGAGAATTGCTGCTTGAGCGGAATATGCTCGTTTATGAAGTAGCGGAGCAGGTAGGCTACAAAAATGTCCCTTATTTCAGCACTTTGTTTAAAAAAATGACTGGCATGAATCCAACAGAGCTAATTAAATAA